Genomic segment of Prinia subflava isolate CZ2003 ecotype Zambia chromosome 4, Cam_Psub_1.2, whole genome shotgun sequence:
GGTCAGGGAGAATCTTCCAAGTACCAGGGCTGCAGTAACCACCACCCTGTTTCTGTCACCATAGGCTTGATTGGCAGCTGTACCAACTCCAGCTACGAGGACATGGGACGCTCTGCAGCGGTGGCAAAACAGGCGCTTGCGCATGGATTGAAGTGCAAGTCCAAGTTCACAATCACACCAGGGTCAGAGCAGATCCGTGCCACCATTGAAAGAGATGGTTATGTGAGTATGGCTGCTCTTTGCACTTCCAAACAGAAAGGGTTAAATTCTTCAGGACAGTATTCAAGGGGCCAGAGTTAACTAATGGAAACCTCCTAAACTTTGTCTTCTCTTATTGCTGGAGGTGCAACTACTGATGTAGTAACTGGTGTTTTGCTACTGTGCCTGTGGCTCCTGCCATCATCTTGACAGTGTTTTGACCTGATATCTTTATTACCTCGGCATGTAAGAACAGGATTAGAACGGAACAAGGCTGAGGCAGTTGTCAGGAACAGGGGCCCTGAGGAGATAACAGTATGCATAGCAAGGGATGCCTCATGCTCCGGGGATTCTGTAGATGGCCGTGGCTGACAAAGGGCTGCAATCCACTTTTATTCCAATATATAAAGAGAGCACGCCCTTTTGTTGGAAGGTGGTTCCCAATTTAGACCCAACTTATGGCAAAACTCATATTTGGCTTTAAAAGGAGTGTTTCTGTTGAGGAACCATTATCTACTTCCTTCCgtttttctgtgcagaaaatgttgttttaatTAACTTTACTATTTAGTAAATTTTAGATGTCACAGTGTGTGGACCAAGTATGTACATATGGATAGGTCCAGCCAGTGCTTGATGGCTCTTGCAACCAAGTCCTATCTTTCAAGTCATACCTTTCCTTTCCAGCTGTCCGCTTAATTGAGTTCTTTGCTGAGTAGACTGAGCAGGCACACATACTTGACTGCACTGTTGCCAATTCTCTTCTTACATGGACAGGAAGTCTACATAACATTAATCAGATCAGACTCTGCCCTTCAGTCAAATGTCTGTAAGTAGCTGGATGGCTCAAGCAGGTAGAGAATGAGAACATCATGGCAAGTCATCCTGTGCCCTGCCTCAGTGTTAATTTACAGTCTTACTGGGGTCAAACCACATGGATTTATAAAAGTGTCTCAAAACTGAAACAAGGACAGGAATTTTCTTAGGCTTGGTGCTTCATGTTACTGTCTTCTCCTGAAAGAGCAACCCCAGAAACTCATTCCAGGCATTCTAAGGTAACAAAGTTGTTTTCTGTCCCCAGGCAAAAATCCTTCGAGAAGTTGGAGGGCTGGTTCTTGCCAATGCCTGTGGGCCATGCATCGGCCAGTGGGACAGGTAAAACGAAAGATGGACCTCACTCTAGCTTTGTATCTTTTAGTTCCCAAAATGCTCCGTGAAGCCTGATTTGATTGTAAATACCACACACTGataattaaatgtttaaaaaccaACTGGCCATACTTGTCTGATAGGTACTGGAGGAGGCAAAAAGGACTACAGATTTATATTGAGACTTTAGTTGAATAAAGCTGTAGAATGGTTACACATTCTGGAGGTTTTTTGTAGAAGGCAAAGAATGGGGAGAAAGATTTGTTGTCTGTGAGAGAGTGGAAAATAGGAAAAGTGAATTGGTCCAACTTCAGTCATTGGAGTGGCAGGGAGAATAATTCCCATTAGAAGAGATGGGAGGCACACTCTTATGTTGCTTTATCATGACTGACCGTGGGATATCCAAAGGCAATGTGGTTAACTGATTATTGTTTGAACAGTTCAACAATGAACAACGTGAGCCATGTAATCAATTCAAGAATCAGTGTTTGACTTGAGTTTGCATTCATTCATTTTTGGTCTGTGCTTAAGGGAGGAAAACATGTACAGGCACCAGCTCATGTTTCTAAGATAGTGATTGCTGCCAAAACCAAGCTGGGGGATTCTAGCAGTGAGACATCTAGAAGCAATATTCCATTTGTATCTCATGAGCATGTTTGCTTCTTTCACAGGAAGGATAtcaagaaaggagagaaaaatacaatAGTCACGTCCTACAACCGGAATTTCACAGGTCGCAATGATGCCAATCCAGAGACTCACGCATTTGTGACCTCTCCAGAGGTGAGAAACAGCCAGAGGAGGGGGTGTGGAATAGTTCAGGGCACGTGCAGAAGAGGCCCACTGTGCCTTGTTTAGTAGCTTGGCTGGTGGCTTTGAGACTTAGATGTAGGACTTGCAGATAAAGTGATGGGAGGTAGaatatgcttttaaatttttttttttctttcagattgtCACAGCCCTGTCCATTGCTGGCACTCTAAAATTTAACCCTGAGACAGATTACCTGACAGGAGCAGATGGAAAGAAGTTTAAACTAGAGGCACCTGATGCAGATGAGCTGCCCAAGCTGGTAACTGCTTTGTCTGGGGGCAGAAGGAGGGAAGACCTGACACTAACAGTGTTTTATTTATACTGATGGAACTTACATGCACTGACCTCTTTCTTGGCACATGGTGGTAGAGCTAGAATGGGTGCAGTTGCCTATATTGGCTTGTTCTTCACATGCTGGTGGGGGATGGCTGAGGCTgatgattttcctttcttctttggAAGGAGTTTGACCCAGGCCAGGATACCTATCAATATCCTCCCAAGGATGGCAGTGGGCAGCACGTGGATGTGAGCCCCACCAGCCAGCGTCTCCAGCTTCTTGAGCCCTTTGATAAGTGGGATGGCAAGGACCTAGAAGACATGCTGATCCTCATCAAGGTCGGGAACAAAGTGGGGGAGCATCAGCTATAACAGGTCTTCTTGAACAGGGGTTTGCACAGCAACTGCGAAGCTTTGGATGTGGCTTTGAGATACCTGATTCCCCCCCTTACCGCACTGTTACAGAAAGGGAGGCAAGGGTCTTCCTTTCTTCCAGATGTTTCCTTCTGATACTTCTTTCTGCTATAACTAAGTGACTCTTTTCCTTTGGGCTAGTGGTTTGCTAATACCATGCAAAAGCAAGCTTGTTATAGCATGTAGTATGATCCTGCCCAAACCATGCATTCTGCAGAATTTGTCCCAGTTACAACCTGCAATGGAAAGGTGGATGGGTTCTTTAATTAGCATCTCTAATTGTGACTGTTCTAAGATGTATTTTGTCTGAAATGAGGTTGTTGCGAACTTCTCATCCATCAGTATGCATATTCTCTTCCCACTTTATAGAAAGAGAAATTACTTCATACTTGTTAAACATTGCAATTTGGTCTTTCAGTGGAGACATGGGTTTCTCCTCACTGCCTGAGGTGAGTTAACAGATGGAAACTTCAGTTGATATGGTGAGGGGTTCTGAAATGCAGTCCTTTATGAACTGACCCTTGGGGACATCCGTGATTCTCAGTGACAGAGTTGGAGGTACTCCTAAGGGCTATACTGTTGTGCACAAGTTTTTGACATGGGCACTTCCTTTATAAGCACTTCAGAACTTACCAGTTAGAGGGCCATTATCTTTGCTTGGGAATTCTGTCTTATAAGCTGAGAAGGCTTATGTGCACTTTGGAAACTTAAAGGGTAACACTTGGCATCTTGTTGAAGTtccccagcagggaggctgAGCTGTAGCAGGAAGGGCTTAATTGCTTTTTGTACCTGAACAACCTGCTGCTGAGGGAAGTGAGGACACAGTGGGAGATGTCATGGCTAAGCTAATTTTTGTAATTTACCCTTTGGAAAAGGGGTGTTCTTACCCAATGCATGCAGAATGAGCACTGTTCTGCTTTAGAGTGCCTTGATTCTGTAACTGATGCACTTTTCTGGggtttgtgcttttaaaaagagatgTGATGCTCACAGAATGGGTTAGGTTAGAAGGGCCCACAGGGGGTCATCTGgcccaacctccctgctcaagcagggtcatcccagagcacatggcaaaggattgtgtccagatggttcttaaatatctccagtgagggagactccacaacctctttgggcaatctgttccagtgtggTCACTGCACAGTAGTAAAGTTCTTcttcaggtggaacttcctgtgcctcagtttctgccCCATTGCCTCATGTCCTACTGCTTGtcaccactgagcagagcctggctctaCACTCTTGACAACCTCCCCTCAGATACCTATTTACTGTAAATGAGAGGTCCCCTCTCATTTGTCTCTTCTTGAGGCTgagcaggagatgctccagtcccttaatcACCTTTGTCACCCTCCCCTGGGCCTGCTGtaggagctccatgtctctcttgtactAGGGAGCCCAGAattggacacagcactccagaggtGGCGTCACTAAGACTGAGTTGAGGGACAGGATCACTTCCCTTGACCAGCTGGTAATACTCTTCCTAACTGACCCCAGAATACCATTGGCTTTCTTGGTTACAcaggcacactgctggctcatggacagcttgtgTGTCCACCAGGAGCCCCAGGTCTTTGTCcgcagagctgctttccagcaggtcagcTCTCAGCCTGTGCTTGTGCATGGAGCTACTTTttcccaggtgcaggaccctgaACCTGCCCTTGCTAAACTTCAGACAGTTCTTCTCTGCTCACCTCTCTAACCTGTTGAGGTctttctgaagggctgcagagccctctggagTATCCACCACTACTCCCAATTAATGCTTCACAGTTAAAAGTGTTGAGGAAGGGTCAAGTACACTACTCCATCCTGAGACATTCTTCTCTTCTACTATGCTTTAGGTAAAAGGGAAATGCACCACTGATCATATTTCTGCAGCCGGACCGTGGCTTAAATTCCGTGGCCATCTCGACAACATCTCCAACAACCTGCTCATTGGTGCCATCAACATTGAAAACGGCAAAGCCAACTCTGTGCGGAACGCATTAACCCAGGAGTTTGGCCCAGTCCCAGACACAGCCCGTTACTACAAGGTGAGACGTTCTCCTGGCACATCTATTTTAAGAGGATGTTTACACTTTGGGCAGTCTGTGCCAAGAATAAGGATCTCAACCTCTTGCTCTCAAGTAACAGCAGCTGCAAATTCACTCAGCATTGAGGCATTTTCTTAGTACTTTCTCTAATGATTGCAGTTCCTGTAGGAGATTCTGTCCCTACCTGCTacggggaagagggaggaggCTCTTGTGACTCAGAGGGGACCAGAAATGATAGACAAAAGAAGAAGAAGTCCTTTAGGCTCTGTACACCTTACAAGGCATGGGTGTCATCAGACTAACTAAATGTTACGTCCTGGAATGCTTCACCTGTGACTAGTCTaatgtttaaataaattatagTCTTATCCCCTTTATTCTTTAACACTAGGCTTCAAATCTCAAGAAATGTCTTTTTACCCTCTGTACAACTTTGCACTTGTTTCCAATTGGCTCTTTCAgtagagagaaattaaaattttccatATCCCTTCCAGAAATAGAATATGGTTGGTGCAAACACTGGTCTGGGTTAACTCGATGGAAGGAGAGGTGGAAggacaaggaaggaaaatatatgCTCTGGATCCCAAGAGCAGTCCTCCTCAGCTTGTCAGCAAGGATGGCAGTGCCTAACTGCTGTGAAACACTGAACTCctttatttctctcctttctcaaaacTCAAGGGAGTCGTCTGGGAGAAGGTGTCATAGCTTAGCAACGTCAGTGAAATATTGAAATTAGATGTTTGGGTGGGTATTTATTGTTAATTTGTCCCTTGAGTGGCTGCACAAATGTAAATCTGTGTCTTTTGTCACAGAAAATGGGTGTCAAATGGGCAGTTATTGGGGATGAAAACTATGGTGAGGGATCAAGCCGGGAGCATGCAGCACTGGAGCCACGTCACTTGGGAGGAAGGGTCATCATCACCAAGAGCTTTGCCAGGATCCATGGTGAGTCACATGTCCCCTGTGAAGTGTGTTAATGGATGTGTTCGGTTTTAGTGGAAGTGGTGTTTATACCTTGCCCAGGGTTCAACACATAGAGGCATGAACCCTCACTGCTGACAGAGAGCAAGGTGCTTCCTGTCAGGAGTCCTGTTACATACTAGTTTAGGTATGCCACCAGCAAGGGATATGCTGATTTTCCTAAAAGACAGTAATTGTTGCTGGAATAGTACTCTGAGAAGCACTGGGCAGCCAGAAAGTAATCCTGCTTCCTAATGGTGTGTTACAAGCATGGTTGGTGGTTTGTTCTCCACAGAAACCAATCTGAAGAAGCAAGGTCTACTGCCTCTCACTTTTGCTGATCCAGCAGACTATAACAAGATTCATCCTGTAGATAAGCTGAGCATCGTGGACTTGAAAGACTTTGCACCTGGAAAGGTAGCAGTCTGGGTGCCTTGTCATGCATGCATTTGGTGGCAGGGATGTACCACTGATGGGGAACAATGTTACTTGTGTATGTACAATGGGAGTTGTGTACTAGTTgaggcagcacaggcactgtTGAGCAGGTGAGATATCGTGGGCTAGGAGATACAGGGCAGGTCAGAATCATTGGTGTTCTGAACAGTTAAGAGAAACCTTTGTACAGTACTCTGAATTCATGGACCTGCTGATTTAAGCATGAGTGTTCCCTAGAAGGAACTGCAACCTCATTGTTATGTAAGATCCACCCTAAGCTGcaattttcccttttcagcCCTTTAAGACCATGTAGGAATTTTCCTGTGAGAAGCTTCAGATAACCTTCTCTCttgaaagagaagggaaaataaaactgtcTTCTTCCTTTAGCCTCTGAAATGCATCATCAAGCATCCCAATGGGAGCCAAGAAACAATCATGCTGAACCACACCTTCAATGAGTCGCAGATTGAGTGgttccaggctggcagtgccctgaaCAGaatgaaggagctgcagcagaaatcaAGCTAAGTACGCACAATGCCCCAGTGCACTGGACTCGATTCAGCTTTGGCATTTTCATGGAAGTGCAATTCTATGCCTACTGTTGGAATAAATGTCTGATCAAATGTAACCATAGCTTCCTCTTTGTTATGGTACTTCCTCTTCACTGACACTATGAAAAGGGAGTGCAGCTAGGCTTACTTTTGTCTTTTAAACTCCTCACctccctttttctgttttggctCAATTTCAGTTCTCCCAcaattatttatatttgaaaataatcaGCAAACGTGGGTTTCTCTGTTCAGTTGGTTGTTTTCTGCCCATTCACTTTACTGATGGCTAAagacttaaaatgaaaataaagaatgtGACCATCTCTTCTGTCATGTGTTATTGTATTCATCATCCTAATCCCTGTCATTGCTAGGAGGGTGGGAAAGAACTTCTTGTAAATCATTGCTAGttggagaaaaaacccaaatcaaaccCTAACTCAGTGTGGTAAAAAAGGAGCTCTCACAGCTGTCCTGGACTGTTTAGCTCTTACACTGACCTACTGCAGGCTGCAGTTGTGATTGTGACCACCTTCTCCCCTACATTCCTGTCCAGGGCAACAATGCCACTATTACAGCAATGACCACCTTGCAAAGAACACCTACTGTGtctgctttcccagcactgcaccCTTAGCTTGTTTCCTAAAGCACAACTTACAGCAGGAGATGGAAGTTGAGGAGTCTCTCATGAGAGCAGCACATAAAACCACATTGCTGCTACCACCTCACTATACtcctgggagtcctgacccTGTCCAAAAGGAGCTGAGCAATACAGCTATCTGGAGTGGTTGGACTGTTTTCTTCCCCTTGCCCTGGCACTACCTCAAAACAGCCTATGTGGAAGCTCTGCACTTGTTTCACCCAAATTTCCACCGACACAAGCAGCTGGGGGGTTTCTGCAAACAGTTGTTTCCAACACAGCTAGATGGATGTATGtgtgagcactgctgctctgtagGTGGCATTCAGTAAGCTTGTGTGCACAGATGGACCTCAGTTACTATGTGAACCTAAAGAATTCTAGGCTCCCTTTTAATTACGGCATTACACCAGGAATAACAGTTGAGAATTAAGGGGTTCTAATGATGCTGCAGGGAGGGTGCTGATGACTCTGGGCTTGTTTTCACAGCTGGAGGCTAAGCAGACCCACTGTCCCAGGGAATTACAGCTCCTTCCTGCCAAATGTGACTGGCTTTGTAATTTTGTGCAACATCACTCTCCTGGCAATGGGCCCTGCATAGATTTTACTcactgttttgttccctcctttCCTTGTACTGTTGTAAGGGAAGGTGAGAGCAATTGTTTCTCATTGGCTGTTAGCATAGAGCAAAGTGTTAGTCTCATCTCTGCCTTGAAATTTAAGTAGCTAAACTCCAGGAGGGAAGTGTTTTCTTCCTGCTAGGCAGGAAGCTAATAGTTTCCCCACAAATTGTACAGAAGGCAGGCTGTGTGGTTTTTACTATTTATTCCACTTACAGTATTAACACCCCCCACAAACAAGGATAACTTGCTCAAAATAGCCTTGGTTCATTTCAGTCcataatttcatattttcagtcAAATTCCTGCTAAGTTTAGCTTATTCTGCATAAATGCAGCCCACCCAAAAAAGTCATTCCATTCAGCACAATAAGCAACCTGTAGTTTTCCACATCTTCACTAAGCCTGAGGTACTTTTGGGTAAAAGTCATTCCCTGTTCTTTCTGGCTGACTTCATCCATGGGTGAAATTCCCATTCTTAGCAGAACATCACCACTacctcccctgctctcccagcagcagcattttccaggTCTCCAGAGGACCACACCTCTACTAACTCTAGCCTTTTGCTGTCTCTTCATTTCCTGTCAAAAGAAGGGCAGCTTTCTACTCCTCTCAGATCAAGCTCCTAGCCTAAGGAGCAGTACTTCTCGATAGGtattctcttctgctttttctcactGAAGTCAATGCCTTCCTTATAATTCAGGCAAGCAAAGATCTCCACAATTTTCCCTCCAGGGCAGGAAACCAAAGCTCCAGCTGAGTTTGTAGCTGCCGTGCTCAAGGTTTTTTGTGCCTGTAAATTCATTTCTACACATCAGTGAAGATGTTTCTTGAAAGCAACTGTCTCTCTCTGGCAGCTTGGAAGCTAAAGGGAAAACAGAATGGCAAGTCTAATTCCTTATTCAGCTTCAGAGCAGCAATAAGCATCAGCAGGGTCCCATTATTCCCCAAATATTCACCGGAAAGACTTTCTGTGGAGCAGACTCTGATGGCAGCTAACTGTTTGTCCACCATGACAGGAGGCCCAGACCTGGTTCGCTGATTGATCCCTGTTCACAGAGAGAAGACGAGAGCATGCAATTGTAAACTACATACAGAATAGAGGAAAATGCCTAAAAATACAACATCTCTCCCGTCTAAGTTATGGAACACAGCTGCCACTGGTTCAGATCCACCTTTCTCATGCATTGTACTCAGGTGAGTTTTATGCCAGAACACTGCAAGAAAAGACTGTTCAGCTGCCACATAAACCTTGATGTGTTGCTCCCAGCTCTGTACTCTTCATACAGACACAGTTTGCTTTAAATCAGCCTCCCTGGGGGAACCACCACCAACCACCAAGTGTTCCAGTGAAAACATTCAGAGCAACCGCAAGAACAACCTCATTTCCCCTCCTTTCAACTCCTTTCATTTTGTGACTCTGCTTCATGGTCAGCTTAAAGCAATCAGTTCTTTGGCAAAGGGTGCTATTTTAGACACTAAACCACAACACAAGGCTGTAAGAATTAATGCACATAGTTACCACAAGAGCGTAGGGTGCTTCTTTCTTCTGGACTTCTTCTGCGGCATTTGAAGTGGAAGCCTCTGCCGAGCTTGGACCAGTCGGTGACGTATCAACAAATGTCTCATCCACAACTCGGAAGCGGATCTCTTCCCCAGTGTCCATGTAAAGGTCATGGGCCCCTTCTTCTGTCTCATATTCCCACACCCACACCTGCTCTGCTTCATCACTGGCCAAGGATTTAGGAGGGAAACAGTATTCTACATGATATATCACTTTCTGACCGTTCCGAGAATAGACTCGATACGTAGCCTTTTCACAGTTATTTCTGAAACCGCAATGTGCTGTCCCAGGTC
This window contains:
- the ACO2 gene encoding aconitate hydratase, mitochondrial isoform X2, with product MSHFEPNEYINYEKLEKNINIVRKRLDRPLTLSEKIVYGHLDDPAKQEIERGKTYLRLRPDRVAMQDATAQMAMLQFISSGLPKVAVPSTIHCDHLIEAQSGGEKDLQRAKDINQEVYNFLSTAGAKYGVGFWKPGSGIIHQIILENYSYPGVMLIGTDSHTPNGGGLGGICIGVGGADAVDVMAGIPWELKCPKVIGVKLTGKLSGWTSPKDVILKVAGILTVKGGTGAIIEYHGPGVDSISCTGMATICNMGAEIGATTSIFPYNERMKKYLGKTGRADIAALADEFKQHLVPDSGCQYDQVIEINLSELKPHINGPFTPDLAHPVSDIGAVAEKEGWPVDIRVGLIGSCTNSSYEDMGRSAAVAKQALAHGLKCKSKFTITPGSEQIRATIERDGYAKILREVGGLVLANACGPCIGQWDRKDIKKGEKNTIVTSYNRNFTGRNDANPETHAFVTSPEIVTALSIAGTLKFNPETDYLTGADGKKFKLEAPDADELPKLEFDPGQDTYQYPPKDGSGQHVDVSPTSQRLQLLEPFDKWDGKDLEDMLILIKVKGKCTTDHISAAGPWLKFRGHLDNISNNLLIGAINIENGKANSVRNALTQEFGPVPDTARYYKKMGVKWAVIGDENYGEGSSREHAALEPRHLGGRVIITKSFARIHETNLKKQGLLPLTFADPADYNKIHPVDKLSIVDLKDFAPGKPLKCIIKHPNGSQETIMLNHTFNESQIEWFQAGSALNRMKELQQKSS
- the ACO2 gene encoding aconitate hydratase, mitochondrial isoform X1, with protein sequence MAPYCVVVARLRHALNSGVRRYHVAPILCQRAKVAMSHFEPNEYINYEKLEKNINIVRKRLDRPLTLSEKIVYGHLDDPAKQEIERGKTYLRLRPDRVAMQDATAQMAMLQFISSGLPKVAVPSTIHCDHLIEAQSGGEKDLQRAKDINQEVYNFLSTAGAKYGVGFWKPGSGIIHQIILENYSYPGVMLIGTDSHTPNGGGLGGICIGVGGADAVDVMAGIPWELKCPKVIGVKLTGKLSGWTSPKDVILKVAGILTVKGGTGAIIEYHGPGVDSISCTGMATICNMGAEIGATTSIFPYNERMKKYLGKTGRADIAALADEFKQHLVPDSGCQYDQVIEINLSELKPHINGPFTPDLAHPVSDIGAVAEKEGWPVDIRVGLIGSCTNSSYEDMGRSAAVAKQALAHGLKCKSKFTITPGSEQIRATIERDGYAKILREVGGLVLANACGPCIGQWDRKDIKKGEKNTIVTSYNRNFTGRNDANPETHAFVTSPEIVTALSIAGTLKFNPETDYLTGADGKKFKLEAPDADELPKLEFDPGQDTYQYPPKDGSGQHVDVSPTSQRLQLLEPFDKWDGKDLEDMLILIKVKGKCTTDHISAAGPWLKFRGHLDNISNNLLIGAINIENGKANSVRNALTQEFGPVPDTARYYKKMGVKWAVIGDENYGEGSSREHAALEPRHLGGRVIITKSFARIHETNLKKQGLLPLTFADPADYNKIHPVDKLSIVDLKDFAPGKPLKCIIKHPNGSQETIMLNHTFNESQIEWFQAGSALNRMKELQQKSS